In Methanomassiliicoccales archaeon, the DNA window TCTCGTCCTCGGGGTCATAGATCCAGCGCTTGCCACGTTTGATGGCGATGATGCGCATCCCCGTCTCCGATTCCACGGCCAGCTCATCGATGGAACGCCCTACCATATCTGATCCATCGTTCAGCACCAGGCGCTTGATCTTCTCTTCGGCCTCTCTTAGAATAAATGACAGGAAAGGACGTTTGTCCACCTCGCATTCTATGAGCTTGACGATGTCCCCGGCAGCGTTGGATATACGCCGGGAAGCGGAGGCGACCTCAAGAAGGGAGGATAGTTTGGCGGCATCCTTAAGGGTCCGGGCAGAGAGCATGGCCTTGATACGGATGTTCTTGCTCAGCTCTTCCATGTCGGCTTCAAGGTTCTTGACCTCTTCGGCGGTCTCCTCACTATCGAACATTATGGAGGCGTAAGCCAGGTCCACCATGATCTCTGAGATGTCCTTCATTTCGGTGAGCATCTCTCTCACTGTGGCGTGAGTCAGATCATACTTATCCAATCGTTGGTCTCTCCCATGATCAAACATAAAAAAAACACCTACACCGTGCCACGTCACCTGGCCATCGGCTGGGCCGGGGGTTGATGATGGATATCGCGCGTGACATCTTGGTTGGCCTCACGGGAGCCACCAGGTCATTGACACCGGTGGACCGCCGTCACTCGTTCGTTATGAGGTTCTCCATATATCATCGTTGCGAAAACCAGGGATTTTTACCAGTCTATAAGAACTCAAATTATACCATCTGGTGGCACGGCTTATTATTAATATACTAAAATGTTACCTAATAGCGGGTGCGGACGTGAGCGGGGTAGTGAAGGCGTTCTTCAGTA includes these proteins:
- a CDS encoding TrkA C-terminal domain-containing protein, whose product is MDKYDLTHATVREMLTEMKDISEIMVDLAYASIMFDSEETAEEVKNLEADMEELSKNIRIKAMLSARTLKDAAKLSSLLEVASASRRISNAAGDIVKLIECEVDKRPFLSFILREAEEKIKRLVLNDGSDMVGRSIDELAVESETGMRIIAIKRGKRWIYDPEDETKLKAGDTLIVRGTDDGYDILRTYAIGEEKWPVYPDEETEED